Part of the Cytophagales bacterium genome is shown below.
CTGATGATATTCCAACGCTTTGCCATATTCGCCTTTATCTTTATAAACGTTTCCCAGGTTATTATAGCTGCTTGTTATTTCAGGATGATCCTTGCCAAGGATTTGGTACCTGATTCTTATTGCTTGCTGATGCGATTCCATTGCTTCATTATAACTACCAGTTTCACGATAAACAATGCCTATGTTATCATAGCTCGCAGCTACATCAAGATGGTCTTTACCAAAGTTTAGTTGCCGTATTCTTAATGCTTGCTGAAAATATTCCATTGCTGTGCCATAATCGCCTCTTTCAAAATAAACAATTCCCATGTTATTATAGCTTTGAGCGATAGAAGGGTGATCTTTGCCAAGGTTTAGTTGCTTTATTCTTAATGCTTGCTGATGATATTCCATCGCTTTTTCATAATCACCTTTTTCCCAATAAATTACTCCTATATTATTAAATCCGAAAGCCATCTTAAGATGCTCATTACCAAGCGTCTTCAATATGTTCAATGATTGCTGATAATTTTTTAATGCATTATCATATTCTCCTTTTTTCCAATAAACTGCTCCCAAAACATTATAGGAGGCTGCAACAACCTTGTGTTGTTTGCCAAGTTTTTCAATCCCTGTCGTTAGTCCTGTTTTTAATTTTTCAATCGCTTTGGTGAATTGGGCTTTATAGAAATAGTTTTGGGCTATTTTGTTAAAACAAATGAGATAATCTTCCCATTTTATTAATTGCCCGTAGATCACACTTGCTTTTTCATAATAAAAAATAGCGCTGTCGTACTGGGCAACTTTGGAGAGGGAGTCGGCTTTTTTGAAATAATCACCTGCCTGCGTCCCGATGGTAATCGGGACAGGCAGGTTGGCCAAAGTGGTATCTCTCTGGCTGTAAACGATGAACGGTAGTATAACGAAAAGAAATATGATTGTAGTTTTCATAAATCGTAAATCTAAAATCGCCTAAAACAAAAAAAACCACTAATTACACGAATTACACTAATTTAATGTAAAATAAAATACCAGATTTTAATAATTAGTGAAATTAGTGTAATTCGTGGTTAAAAATTCTAAAATCGCAAATTCACCCCCACGCTCGGCAAAATCGGCAACTGGTTCACTCTTGTATAATTTACCCTGTCGAAGTAAAAGAGATTTGCTCTGTTATAAACATTGATCACGCTTGCGTTTATTTCCAGAGCAGAATATTTGCTGAATTGAAATGTTTTTTTTACAGAAAGGTCTAACCTGTGATACCAGGGAAGCCGTCCCTTGTTATATTCAGCATACAGGATACCAAGTTGGCCATTTGCAGTAGTAATATCGGTATCAATGCCACCCTGGAAGGTGATGTCCTGGTAAAATCCTGCGGTTTGCGTAAAAGGAAATCCACTGCCCAGATTCCATCTTGCTGCAAATACCCAGCTTGTCCCACCTGTATAAGAAGCAATAATATTCAAATTATGCCTGCGGTCAAAATTAGGATAATAGGTCTCGCTACCAAATTTTCTTTCTACAGAAGCAAAAGAATAACCTGTCTGAAAATATAGTTTTTTATAATCATATTTTACAAGCAGATCAATACCTTTCGCTAACCCGGTTTCTACTATGTACTCAGGATCGTCCCTTTCAATTCTATCCCTGTTTATATTGACTAATTGGATAAAATCTTTCACGTATGGTTCAATATTAACCTCAATATTGCTTCTCAGATCAATCTCAACCCCGCCTATCAGGTGCCGGGCCTTTTGGAGCTTGTTATCAATTCTATCGCCCTTATAGTCATATATTATTTCAGGACTTGAAATGAAACCTACAAACAGATTAACCACGTCTCTATCCGAGCGTGTAGCAATGAGATTCTGGGCATATAATCCGCCTGCAACTTTCAACCTTACCCGGTTATTTAAATTGTATTTTAGACCCAGGCGTGGTTCAGGGAACAGGTTATTAAGTGAAGCATAATAATGCAGTCTTAAGCCAGGTTCTATAATAAGAATGGGACGGGAGGAAGATGGCTGATGTTTGATTGATGATGGTTGATGTATAACAATCCGGGATTTAAAATAACCTGCGAGTTCAGTATTAAATTTAAGCAATTCCTGCTTGATACCGACAGGGCTGAAACCAACAAATTGTGTTTTATTTCCAAGTACCTCAATGCCGTATTTAAGTTCATGCTTTTTAATAAAATAAGTAAAGTTCAATGAACCATTAAAGCCGTTCACTTCGCTGTTTCTGGGAGATATAGTGGCTTCGGTAATACCAATTTTATAATTTGAATAAGCGAAAATTCCACTGATCAGGACTGAAGAGCCAGCAGGCAGCAAAAGAAACCTGCTGCCAATACCGAAAGAATTCCATTTGAATACTGAGCCTGGAATCAACGATGCTTTATCATCAAATCTAAAGCCATAGAAACTAACCTTACTCCCGACCGGACCTGTCAGCGTTATTTTTCCATACAGATCATTAAAGCTATAGGGCAATCCGTCTTT
Proteins encoded:
- a CDS encoding tetratricopeptide repeat protein; its protein translation is MKTTIIFLFVILPFIVYSQRDTTLANLPVPITIGTQAGDYFKKADSLSKVAQYDSAIFYYEKASVIYGQLIKWEDYLICFNKIAQNYFYKAQFTKAIEKLKTGLTTGIEKLGKQHKVVAASYNVLGAVYWKKGEYDNALKNYQQSLNILKTLGNEHLKMAFGFNNIGVIYWEKGDYEKAMEYHQQALRIKQLNLGKDHPSIAQSYNNMGIVYFERGDYGTAMEYFQQALRIRQLNFGKDHLDVAASYDNIGIVYRETGSYNEAMESHQQAIRIRYQILGKDHPEITSSYNNLGNVYKDKGEYGKALEYHQ
- a CDS encoding TonB-dependent receptor plug domain-containing protein: MIMNKSILILIVLTHFQILNLSFAQTAEIRGFLLDKESEEPIIYTTVYLRGTNYGTSSDVNGYFSITKVPPGNYTLMVSSIRYDSLSMPVSLKAGRILTKKYFLKEAIKELETVEVKGIRINKQENVNISITTISPREIRIMPSIGGEPDLAQYLQILPGVISTGDQAGQLYIRGGAPVQNLILLDGMVIYNPFHSIGLFSVFDTDILRSVDVYTGGFNSQYGGRISAVIDIVTNDGNKKRLSGKIAAGPFTSKIMLEGPIVKAETGKGSISYILSGRSSYLDKSSKVFYSYIDKDGLPYSFNDLYGKITLTGPVGSKVSFYGFRFDDKASLIPGSVFKWNSFGIGSRFLLLPAGSSVLISGIFAYSNYKIGITEATISPRNSEVNGFNGSLNFTYFIKKHELKYGIEVLGNKTQFVGFSPVGIKQELLKFNTELAGYFKSRIVIHQPSSIKHQPSSSRPILIIEPGLRLHYYASLNNLFPEPRLGLKYNLNNRVRLKVAGGLYAQNLIATRSDRDVVNLFVGFISSPEIIYDYKGDRIDNKLQKARHLIGGVEIDLRSNIEVNIEPYVKDFIQLVNINRDRIERDDPEYIVETGLAKGIDLLVKYDYKKLYFQTGYSFASVERKFGSETYYPNFDRRHNLNIIASYTGGTSWVFAARWNLGSGFPFTQTAGFYQDITFQGGIDTDITTANGQLGILYAEYNKGRLPWYHRLDLSVKKTFQFSKYSALEINASVINVYNRANLFYFDRVNYTRVNQLPILPSVGVNLRF